From a region of the Acidobacteriota bacterium genome:
- a CDS encoding YraN family protein → MCTPFSEGGGRAPGRKVSRGRVFEQRAARYYQDNGFEILERNWHAGHKELDLIVRKADLIVFVEVKSGSSRRFGHPAERVDGRKISNLIDAARRFLIDRNIEHCDLRFDVVTFVDGELEHFPDAFRVE, encoded by the coding sequence ATGTGCACACCCTTCTCTGAAGGCGGCGGCCGCGCCCCGGGGCGGAAAGTCAGCCGGGGGCGGGTCTTCGAGCAGCGGGCCGCCCGGTATTACCAGGACAACGGTTTCGAGATCCTCGAGCGCAACTGGCACGCGGGGCACAAGGAACTTGACCTGATAGTCAGGAAAGCCGACCTGATCGTCTTTGTCGAGGTCAAATCCGGATCCTCACGTCGGTTCGGCCACCCGGCCGAACGCGTCGACGGCCGCAAGATCAGCAACCTGATCGACGCCGCCCGACGGTTTCTCATCGACAGGAACATCGAGCACTGCGATCTGAGGTTTGACGTTGTCACGTTTGTGGATGGTGAACTGGAACACTTTCCGGACGCGTTCAGAGTCGAATGA
- the ispG gene encoding flavodoxin-dependent (E)-4-hydroxy-3-methylbut-2-enyl-diphosphate synthase, translating into MKLDYPIRRRSSRAVKIGGVIIGGGFPITVQSMTTADTRDVEATVAQIGQLFDAGCDIVRLSVLNHDAADHLKAIRDQVDRPLVADIHFQYKLALKAIAAGFDKIRINPGNIGAQWKVREVARAAGEAGVPIRIGVNSGSLPKDVLARHGHDSPEAFCEAALREIAVLEEMDFRDIVVSVKSTNTVTAFWAYHMLAERCDYPLHVGITEAGILETGTIKSSVGIGAILLTGIGDTIRVSLTADPVHEVRVARQILASCSLRHDGVEVISCPTCGRCQIDMIPLAESISEKTRHIKAPLKVAVMGCAVNGPGEAAAADVGIAGGEGKGILIKKGKIVRRMSEDELESALLQEIEAMTGEKVKR; encoded by the coding sequence ATGAAACTGGACTATCCCATTCGCCGGCGCTCCAGCCGTGCCGTCAAGATAGGCGGCGTCATTATCGGCGGCGGTTTCCCGATCACCGTACAGTCCATGACGACCGCCGATACCCGCGATGTCGAGGCTACGGTAGCGCAGATCGGGCAGCTATTCGACGCCGGGTGCGATATTGTCCGCCTGTCGGTGCTCAATCACGATGCCGCCGATCATCTGAAGGCAATTCGCGATCAGGTCGACCGTCCCCTTGTCGCCGACATACATTTTCAGTACAAGCTGGCCCTCAAGGCCATCGCCGCCGGCTTTGACAAAATCCGCATCAACCCGGGCAACATCGGCGCGCAGTGGAAAGTGCGCGAGGTCGCCAGGGCCGCCGGGGAGGCCGGTGTGCCCATCCGCATCGGCGTCAATTCCGGCTCGCTGCCGAAAGACGTCCTGGCCCGGCACGGTCACGACAGTCCCGAAGCCTTCTGCGAGGCGGCGCTTCGCGAAATCGCAGTCCTGGAGGAGATGGATTTCCGGGATATCGTCGTTTCCGTGAAATCGACAAACACCGTGACGGCCTTCTGGGCTTATCACATGCTTGCCGAGCGGTGCGACTATCCGCTGCACGTCGGCATCACCGAGGCCGGCATTCTTGAAACGGGAACGATCAAATCATCGGTCGGCATCGGCGCCATCCTTCTGACCGGCATCGGGGATACCATACGCGTGTCCCTGACGGCTGACCCGGTTCACGAGGTGCGGGTGGCCAGGCAGATTCTAGCCTCCTGCTCGCTGAGGCACGATGGTGTCGAGGTTATCTCCTGCCCCACCTGCGGCCGTTGCCAGATTGACATGATACCGCTAGCCGAGTCGATATCCGAAAAGACCAGACACATCAAGGCTCCGCTGAAAGTCGCCGTGATGGGGTGCGCCGTTAACGGCCCGGGCGAGGCAGCCGCGGCCGACGTCGGTATAGCCGGCGGCGAGGGCAAGGGCATTCTGATCAAGAAAGGTAAGATCGTCAGGCGAATGAGCGAGGACGAGCTGGAGTCCGCGCTGCTGCAGGAGATCGAGGCTATGACCGGCGAAAAGGTGAAACGCTGA
- a CDS encoding TetR/AcrR family transcriptional regulator, with protein sequence MARVFEDRKGQILREATSLFSRDGYDKVTVKQISEKCGITEPAVYRHYESKEAIYYAVLESLAARLDHKTTFDALETETDIESLLSTLATHILAFFSENEDIYRLLLYSALRGHAKASEIYNVIRGTYQSYLTRQLNRLYQDGRIAKKNNEITARCFIGMVFDCALGKTLWRGMQGKVYAPSEVVANNVPIYAKGLRA encoded by the coding sequence ATGGCTCGAGTGTTCGAAGACAGGAAAGGGCAGATTCTGAGGGAGGCCACCAGCCTCTTCAGCCGGGACGGTTACGACAAAGTGACGGTTAAACAGATCAGCGAGAAGTGCGGCATCACCGAACCGGCCGTCTATCGGCATTATGAATCAAAGGAGGCGATCTACTATGCCGTGCTGGAGTCGCTGGCGGCTCGGCTCGACCATAAGACAACTTTTGATGCCCTTGAGACCGAGACCGACATCGAGAGCCTGCTATCCACGCTGGCTACACACATCCTCGCGTTCTTCTCCGAGAATGAAGACATTTACCGACTCCTGTTATACTCCGCGCTGAGGGGGCACGCCAAGGCGAGCGAGATCTACAACGTTATCCGGGGAACGTACCAGAGTTACCTGACCCGGCAGTTGAATCGCCTGTATCAGGATGGCCGGATTGCCAAGAAGAACAACGAGATTACGGCTCGCTGCTTTATCGGAATGGTTTTCGACTGCGCTCTCGGCAAGACCCTCTGGAGGGGAATGCAGGGAAAGGTTTACGCACCGTCAGAGGTCGTCGCCAACAACGTGCCGATCTACGCCAAGGGTCTTCGAGCGTAG